The Candidatus Celerinatantimonas neptuna DNA segment TCGAAGATGAAAGCTCTTTTAGAAGCTTTTAAATCGACTCAAACCTGGTAATCCATCGATAGGAGCATAACTGTATGGCCGGCGCAAAAGAGATCAAAGGTAAAATCGGTAGTGTTAAAAACACTCAGAAAATTACCAAAGCGATGCAAATGGTTGCTGCCAGTAAAATGCGTCGCTCCCAAGAGCGTATGGAATCTAGTCGTCCATATGCAGATACAATGCGCAAAATGATCGGTCATATCGCGCTTGGTAAGCTTGAATATAAGCATCCTTATACTCAAGAAAGAGAAGCCAAGCGTGTCGGTTATATCATCGTCTCAAGTGACCGTGGCTTATGTGGTGGTTTGAATATCAACCTGTTCAAAAAAGCATTGAAAGAAATGAAAGAATGGGCTGACAAGGGAGTTGAAACTGATTTAGCTCTGCTTGGATCGAAAGCTACCGCTTTTTTTAATAGTCATGGCGGACATGTCATCGCTCAGAATTCAGGGTTGGGAGATAAACCAACTGTGGATGAGCTGGTTGGGACGGTTCGAGTTATGTTGGATGCGTATGATGAAGGTAAATTGGATCGTTTATTTCTGGTTTACAATAATTTTGTCAATACGATGGTTCAACAACCGAAAATTGATCAGATTTTGCCATTGCCTAAATCGGATGATCCTGAAATTGCCAAACGTAATTGGGACTACATTTATGAACCTGATGCCCATGAAATTCTGGATACATTAATGGTTCGTTATGTTGAATCACAGGTTTATCAGGCATCTGTTGAAAACTTGGCCTGCGAACAGGCAGCCCGAATGGTAGCAATGAAAGCTGCAACGGATAATGCCAGCAGCCTGATTGACAATCTACAGTTGGTTTACAACAAAGAACGTCAGTCATCAATTACTCAGGAACTGACAGAGATTGTTTCGGGGGCTGCAGCGGTTTAAGGCAGCAAAATCGTAAAGAATTTAGAGGAATCAACATGAGTAACGGTAACATCGTCCAGATTATTGGCGCTGTTGTGGACGTTGAGTTTCCACTGGACAGCGTGCCTCACGTCTACGATGCGCTGAAAGTTGAAAGTAACGATCTGATACTTGAAGTTCAGCAACAAATCGGCGGCGGTGTTGTTCGTTGTATTGCGATGGGGTCATCAGATGGCTTGAGTCGTAATATGGCAGTAAGCAACACTGGCGAAGCAATTAAAGTTCCGGTGGGTGAAGGCACTCTCGGACGGATTATGAATGTCCTCGGTGAACCGGTTGATGGCGTTGGTGAAATTAAAACTGACGAAAAATATGTCATTCACCGTGCTGCTCCAACCTATGAAGAGCAATCGAGTGCTGTTGAGTTACTTGAAACCGGTGTGAAAGTGATCGACTTGGTTTGTCCATTTGCTAAAGGTGGTAAAATTGGGTTGTTCGGTGGTGCGGGTGTTGGTAAAACCGTCAACATGATGGAATTGATTAACAACATTGCAAAAGCACACTCTGGTTTATCTGTATTTGCAGGGGTGGGAGAACGAACTCGTGAAGGGAACGACTTCTACTATGAAATGAAAGAATCAGGCGTTATCGATAAAGTAGCCATGGTTTATGGTCAGATGAACGAGCCACCAGGAAACCGTCTTCGTGTGGCCCTGACCGGTTTGACTATGGCTGAACGCTTCCGTGACGAAGGTCGTGACGTATTGTTATTCATCGATAACATTTATCGTTATACCCTGGCCGGAACCGAAGTATCAGCACTGTTGGGTCGTATGCCATCTGCTGTGGGTTATCAGCCGACACTGGCTGAAGAAATGGGTGTTCTTCAAGAACGTATTACATCAACTAAAACTGGTTCGATTACTTCGATTCAGGCGGTTTATGTACCTGCGGATGACTTGACTGACCCATCTCCTGCAACAACATTCGCGCATTTAGATGCAACAGTTGTATTGTCTCGTAACATTGCTGCTCTGGGTCTTTATCCAGCGGTGGATCCGCTTGATTCTACCAGTCGTCAGCTGGATCCGTTGGTGATTGGTCAGGAACATTATGATGTTGCCCGTGGTGTACAAACCGTACTGCAACGTTATAAAGACCTTAAAGATATCATCGCGATTCTGGGTATGGATGAATTGTCAGAAGAAGATAAACTGGCCGTTGCCCGTGCTCGTAAAATCGAACGTTTCTTAACGCAACCTTATCATGTTGCGGAAGTCTTTACCGGTGACCCAGGTATCTATGTTTCACTTAAAGATACGATTCGTGGTTTCAAAGGCATCTTAAACGGCGATTACGATGATCTGCCAGAACAGGCATTCTTGTATTGCGGCACAATCGAAGATGCGGTTGAGAACGCTAAGAAAATGTAATCTCTCCGCTTTAGGGGATTGAGGAGGCAATCATGGCAGCAATGACAGTCCAACTGGATGTTGTCAGTGCTGAGGATAAATTATTCTCAGGGCTGGTTGAAAGCATTCAGGTGACCGGTCAGGAGGGGGAACTTGGTATTCGTTATGGCCACGCCCCGTTGCTGACCCCGATTAAGCCAGGTATGGTCCGTATCGTTAAGCAACATGGTCGACCAGAGGTCATTTATATTTCTGGCGGGATTCTCGAAGTCCAGCCGAATGTGATTACTGTGTTGGCTGATACGGCAATTCGTGGTGAGGATCTCGATCGCGCGAAAGCTGAACAAGCTAAGAAAGCGGCAGAAGAGCGGATCAATAATCCGCATAGTGATGTTGATTACGCTCAGGCCCAAAGTGAACTAATGAAAGCAATTGCTCAATTAAGAGTGCTGGATTTAGTCAAAGGCCGCGATCACTAATCAGTTTTGTGACTGACAATCAATTAAAAGGCAACCTGAGGGTTGCCTTTTTGTTTTTATATATAAAACACCATTAGAGATGAGTTGATTTAACGTATCTGTTATATCCATAGATGACGGATCACATAAATGGTTATAATGAGCTACATATGATATTTGTATATTTCTAGTAGTTACCTAAGTCACTATTAGATCTGACTAATTTTTTAAATTTATTATCTAATTTACGGTGGAGTTTCCATGAATCTAAGTGTCGTGATCCTTGCAGCAGGAAAAGGAACCCGGATGCATTCTTGTTTGCCGAAGGTATTACATCCGATTGCTGGTAAAGCAATGGTGCAACATGTGATTGATACGGCCAGAGTGATGGGATCTGAACAGATACACTTAGTGTATGGATATGGTGGTGAGCAGCTTCAATCCAGTATTCAGGGCGATGATATTAATTGGGTTGAACAGCATGAACAGCTGGGTACCGGGCATGCTATGCGCCAGGCTGCGCCATATTTTAAAGATGATGAAACAGTTTTAATGCTTTATGGCGATACGCCTCTGGTATCAGTTGAGACGTTGACTCGTCTGGTGAGCCATAAACCAGATGACGGAATCGCTCTTTTGACGATTGAACAGCTGGATCCGACCGGGTATGGCCGGATTATTCGCCAGGTTGATGGTTCAATAGAAGCTATTGTTGAGCAAAAAGATGCAACACAAGCACAGTTGCAGATTAAAGAAGTAAATACAGGAATGATGGCGGCTAATGGTAAATTATGGCGTCATCTATTAGCCCAGTTGAAAAATGAAAATGCTCAAAAAGAGTATTATGCAACGGATGTGATAGCTCTGGCCAGTGCTCAGGGGCATTCGGTGGTTAGCGTCGAAGCTAAAAATACAGATGAAGTTTTAGGGGTTAATAACCGGCAACAGCAGGCTGTTCTTGAACGGGCTTATCAGTGCAAACAGGCTCAGCAACTGCTAATTGACGGTGTTTCTCTAAGTGATCCTAATCGATTTGATCTGCGTGGGAAGATTAAGCATGGGCAAGATTGCTTTATTGATGTGAATTGCGTTTTTGAAGGGCAGATTTCATTGGGGAATCGGGTTCAGATTGGACCTAATTGTGTTTTAAAAGACTGCACCATTGGGGATGATTGTATTGTCAAAGCCAATACGGTGATTGAAGGTGCAACGCTTGAATCAAAAAGTTCAGTTGGCCCATTTGCGCGTTTACGGCCTGGCGCAAAATTGTGTCAGGATGCTCATGTCGGTAACTTTGTTGAACTGAAAAAATCAACGTTAGGTGAGGGATCTAAATGTGGTCACTTAAGCTATTTAGGTGATGCTCTCATTGGTAAAGACGTGAATATTGGTGCCGGAACCATTACCTGTAACTATGACGGCGTTAATAAGTTTCAAACTATAATTGAAGATGGTGCTTTTATCGGTAGCGATAGCCAGTTAATTGCGCCGGTAACCGTAGGGAAAAATGCCAACATTGGGGCTGGTTCGACAATAACCCGCAATGCTCCGGCTGAGCAACTTACTGTTTCCCGTGCTCGTCAGATGAGTATCCGTGGTTGGCATCGTCCTAAAAAGAAATAATCAGATCTATCTATGACTATATTTCATATTAAAACACCGCGAACTCAGGTGGTATTAGTTCAACCAGGTCTGGCTCATTTATTCAATGATTACTGTAATCGTAATCGTGAGCATCTGGCCGGTTGGGAACCTCCCCGTAGTGAGCATTATTATTCACTGGCCGGAGCTTGTGAACGTATTTCAGATGTTTTAGAACAATTTCGTCAGGGGCGGGCATTACCATTGGTTGCTTTAGATAGAGATGGACAATCGATGATTGCAACGGCAAATATTTCTAATATTGTTCGCGGGGTCTTTCAGGCCGCTTATTTAGGTTACGGGCTGGATCTGCAATATCAGGGAAAAGGTTATATGACGGAGATTTTATTAGCCGCAATACCTGAGATTTTTACCCGACTTAAACTTCATCGGTTAATGGCTAATTACATTCCTGAGAATCATCGTAGTGGCCAGGTGCTTAAACGGGTTGGCTTTGTCGAAGAAGGCTTGGCTAAAAACTATTTATATATTAACGGAAAATGGCAGGATCATATTTTAACGTCTAAAACCAACCCTGACTTTCAGTTCTGAATAACCTACCTTTTGAGTTATTGTGGGTTTTTTCCACAATAACTTGATCTTAAGTTTCAAACTAATCATAATATCTTTCAAATCGAAACTTATTTAAATAATCCATGTCCAAACGAAATACTCAACAACGT contains these protein-coding regions:
- the rimJ_2 gene encoding [Ribosomal protein S5]-alanine N-acetyltransferase, which gives rise to MTIFHIKTPRTQVVLVQPGLAHLFNDYCNRNREHLAGWEPPRSEHYYSLAGACERISDVLEQFRQGRALPLVALDRDGQSMIATANISNIVRGVFQAAYLGYGLDLQYQGKGYMTEILLAAIPEIFTRLKLHRLMANYIPENHRSGQVLKRVGFVEEGLAKNYLYINGKWQDHILTSKTNPDFQF
- the atpD gene encoding ATP synthase subunit beta, with amino-acid sequence MSNGNIVQIIGAVVDVEFPLDSVPHVYDALKVESNDLILEVQQQIGGGVVRCIAMGSSDGLSRNMAVSNTGEAIKVPVGEGTLGRIMNVLGEPVDGVGEIKTDEKYVIHRAAPTYEEQSSAVELLETGVKVIDLVCPFAKGGKIGLFGGAGVGKTVNMMELINNIAKAHSGLSVFAGVGERTREGNDFYYEMKESGVIDKVAMVYGQMNEPPGNRLRVALTGLTMAERFRDEGRDVLLFIDNIYRYTLAGTEVSALLGRMPSAVGYQPTLAEEMGVLQERITSTKTGSITSIQAVYVPADDLTDPSPATTFAHLDATVVLSRNIAALGLYPAVDPLDSTSRQLDPLVIGQEHYDVARGVQTVLQRYKDLKDIIAILGMDELSEEDKLAVARARKIERFLTQPYHVAEVFTGDPGIYVSLKDTIRGFKGILNGDYDDLPEQAFLYCGTIEDAVENAKKM
- the glmU gene encoding Bifunctional protein GlmU, with protein sequence MNLSVVILAAGKGTRMHSCLPKVLHPIAGKAMVQHVIDTARVMGSEQIHLVYGYGGEQLQSSIQGDDINWVEQHEQLGTGHAMRQAAPYFKDDETVLMLYGDTPLVSVETLTRLVSHKPDDGIALLTIEQLDPTGYGRIIRQVDGSIEAIVEQKDATQAQLQIKEVNTGMMAANGKLWRHLLAQLKNENAQKEYYATDVIALASAQGHSVVSVEAKNTDEVLGVNNRQQQAVLERAYQCKQAQQLLIDGVSLSDPNRFDLRGKIKHGQDCFIDVNCVFEGQISLGNRVQIGPNCVLKDCTIGDDCIVKANTVIEGATLESKSSVGPFARLRPGAKLCQDAHVGNFVELKKSTLGEGSKCGHLSYLGDALIGKDVNIGAGTITCNYDGVNKFQTIIEDGAFIGSDSQLIAPVTVGKNANIGAGSTITRNAPAEQLTVSRARQMSIRGWHRPKKK
- the atpC gene encoding ATP synthase epsilon chain; this encodes MAAMTVQLDVVSAEDKLFSGLVESIQVTGQEGELGIRYGHAPLLTPIKPGMVRIVKQHGRPEVIYISGGILEVQPNVITVLADTAIRGEDLDRAKAEQAKKAAEERINNPHSDVDYAQAQSELMKAIAQLRVLDLVKGRDH
- the atpG gene encoding ATP synthase gamma chain; amino-acid sequence: MAGAKEIKGKIGSVKNTQKITKAMQMVAASKMRRSQERMESSRPYADTMRKMIGHIALGKLEYKHPYTQEREAKRVGYIIVSSDRGLCGGLNINLFKKALKEMKEWADKGVETDLALLGSKATAFFNSHGGHVIAQNSGLGDKPTVDELVGTVRVMLDAYDEGKLDRLFLVYNNFVNTMVQQPKIDQILPLPKSDDPEIAKRNWDYIYEPDAHEILDTLMVRYVESQVYQASVENLACEQAARMVAMKAATDNASSLIDNLQLVYNKERQSSITQELTEIVSGAAAV